Proteins encoded within one genomic window of Alteribacter populi:
- the spoVK gene encoding stage V sporulation protein K → MDQANSMRKKGQINIVLKKQQPAPIAPVTIEPSFQTAEHEPFKQIEKSLNELVGLNEMKGFMKEIYAWLYLNKRREDVGLIPNKQTLHMVFKGNPGTGKTTVARLVAELFKSMGVLEKGHLIEAERADLVGEYIGHTAQKTRDLIKKAVGGILFVDEAYSLARGGEKDFGKEAIDTLVKAMEDQQHDFVLILAGYPKEMDRFLSLNPGLPSRFPLKVTFPNYKVDELFIIAEKMLTQRQYRLHQQSKHALKEILISVKGRDEGNFSNGRFIRNLLERSIRAQAVRLLDENDYGKESLQTLKPIDLQSAFQKMNG, encoded by the coding sequence TTGGATCAGGCGAACAGCATGAGAAAAAAAGGGCAGATTAACATCGTTCTGAAAAAACAACAACCAGCCCCAATAGCACCGGTGACTATTGAACCTTCTTTTCAGACAGCTGAGCATGAACCATTTAAACAAATCGAAAAATCATTAAATGAGCTCGTAGGACTCAATGAAATGAAAGGGTTTATGAAAGAAATTTATGCCTGGCTTTATTTAAATAAACGAAGAGAAGATGTCGGACTTATTCCTAATAAACAAACACTTCATATGGTCTTTAAAGGCAATCCTGGGACTGGAAAGACAACGGTTGCAAGACTGGTGGCAGAGTTATTTAAAAGTATGGGAGTATTGGAAAAAGGCCACCTCATCGAAGCGGAGCGAGCTGATTTAGTTGGCGAGTACATCGGCCACACCGCACAAAAAACGAGGGATTTGATTAAAAAGGCTGTGGGTGGGATACTGTTTGTGGATGAAGCCTACTCACTAGCTCGCGGTGGAGAAAAAGATTTCGGAAAAGAAGCCATTGACACACTCGTCAAAGCAATGGAAGACCAGCAGCATGACTTTGTTCTTATTCTTGCCGGATATCCAAAAGAAATGGACCGTTTTTTATCTTTAAATCCGGGCTTGCCTTCACGTTTCCCGTTAAAGGTAACATTTCCTAACTACAAAGTTGATGAATTATTTATCATCGCTGAGAAAATGCTTACTCAACGGCAATACCGACTTCATCAACAAAGTAAGCATGCATTAAAAGAAATTCTAATCTCTGTTAAAGGAAGAGACGAAGGCAATTTCAGTAACGGACGATTCATCCGGAATTTACTTGAGCGCTCAATCCGCGCTCAGGCCGTGAGATTACTAGATGAAAATGATTATGGAAAAGAATCGCTGCAAACATTAAAACCAATAGATTTGCAAAGCGCATTTCAAAAAATGAACGGCTGA
- a CDS encoding DUF896 domain-containing protein: MLSKEKIARINELAKKSKSEGLSNKESKEQQDLRQEYIQSMRQSFKNQLHSVKVVDEEGNDVTPSKLQESKKKQNSDDLLQ; this comes from the coding sequence ATGTTAAGTAAAGAAAAAATTGCCCGTATAAATGAATTAGCCAAAAAATCCAAGAGTGAAGGACTTTCAAATAAAGAATCAAAAGAACAACAAGACTTAAGGCAGGAATATATACAAAGCATGCGACAATCATTTAAGAACCAACTTCACTCAGTGAAAGTAGTCGATGAAGAAGGTAACGACGTGACACCAAGCAAGCTTCAAGAAAGCAAAAAAAAGCAGAATTCAGATGATTTATTACAATAA
- a CDS encoding methionine gamma-lyase family protein, with product MKDFIEKQSEQAVEEIRPLFAERDRISEANQRKVMKAFRNHQISDFHFQASTGYGYDDVGRDTLEQVYAEVFGTDAGLVRPQIVSGTHAISTALFGILRPGDELMYITGNPYDTLEEVIGIRGGASGSLKDFSIDYSVIPLKNQQVDLERVKTSMTDKTKIVGIQRSCGYDDRPSFNISQIKQMVDTVKAVKPDAIVFVDNCYGEFVETDEPCDVGADLMAGSLIKNPGGGIVKTGGYIVGKEQLINQCANRLAAPGIGKEGGASLYSLLEMYQGFFLAPHIVNQAVKGAMFTAKLLEGVGMATTPSWHTPRTDLIQSVTFPNAEMMIAFCQAIQGASPVDAHVKPQPSYMPGYEDDVIMAAGTFIQGASIELTADGPLRAPYRAYVQGGLTFEHVKIGVMDALGALIDQGLLKDVQKVRES from the coding sequence ATGAAAGACTTTATTGAAAAACAATCAGAACAAGCAGTGGAAGAGATTCGTCCATTATTTGCTGAACGAGACCGAATAAGCGAAGCGAATCAGCGGAAGGTTATGAAAGCTTTTAGAAACCATCAAATTTCAGATTTTCATTTTCAAGCTTCGACCGGATATGGATACGATGATGTAGGACGCGATACCCTTGAGCAGGTGTACGCCGAAGTGTTTGGCACGGATGCTGGACTAGTACGGCCACAAATCGTTTCTGGTACACATGCGATTAGCACCGCGCTTTTTGGAATTCTAAGGCCAGGCGATGAACTGATGTACATAACCGGTAACCCATACGATACTTTAGAAGAAGTGATCGGCATTCGCGGGGGAGCAAGTGGCTCTTTAAAAGATTTCAGTATTGACTATTCGGTAATTCCTTTAAAAAATCAACAAGTAGATTTAGAAAGGGTAAAAACTTCGATGACGGATAAAACAAAAATAGTTGGCATACAACGTTCGTGTGGCTATGATGACCGTCCATCTTTTAATATTAGTCAGATTAAACAGATGGTGGATACCGTAAAAGCTGTGAAACCGGATGCGATTGTTTTTGTAGACAACTGTTACGGGGAGTTTGTAGAAACCGACGAGCCTTGCGATGTTGGGGCTGACTTGATGGCGGGATCGCTCATAAAAAACCCAGGCGGAGGTATCGTGAAAACGGGGGGTTACATTGTAGGAAAAGAACAGCTGATCAATCAATGTGCTAATCGCCTAGCAGCACCTGGTATCGGTAAGGAAGGTGGAGCTTCTCTTTATAGCTTGCTTGAAATGTACCAAGGCTTTTTCTTAGCTCCTCACATCGTTAACCAAGCAGTAAAAGGGGCTATGTTTACAGCGAAACTTTTAGAGGGTGTTGGAATGGCGACGACGCCTTCATGGCATACACCACGGACAGACCTCATTCAATCGGTGACATTCCCAAATGCAGAAATGATGATTGCTTTTTGTCAGGCAATCCAAGGGGCGTCCCCCGTTGACGCTCACGTCAAACCACAGCCGAGTTACATGCCAGGGTATGAAGACGACGTTATTATGGCGGCAGGTACCTTCATTCAAGGAGCGAGCATAGAATTAACCGCAGACGGTCCGCTAAGAGCCCCGTACCGCGCCTATGTTCAAGGTGGACTTACGTTTGAGCATGTGAAGATTGGGGTTATGGATGCGTTGGGAGCTTTAATTGATCAAGGCCTATTAAAAGATGTTCAAAAAGTGCGGGAATCATAA
- the glnA gene encoding type I glutamate--ammonia ligase produces the protein MGSKYSRQDIMKMAEEENVRFIRLQFTDLLGIIKNVEIPVDQLTKALDNLMMFDGSSIEGFVRIEESDMYLYPDLDTWVIFPWTPEKGKVARLICDIYNPDGTPFEGDPRGVLKRVLKDADELGFTDFNIGPEPEFFLFKNDEKGEPTLELNDKGGYFDLAPTDLGENCRRDIVLELEDMGFEIEASHHEVAPGQHEIDFKYADAITTCDNIQTFKLVVKTIARKHGLHATFMPKPLFGVNGNGMHANMSLFKGKDNAFYDENTESQLSETAMQFLAGTLEHAKAYTAITNPTVNSYKRLVPGYEAPCYVAWSMRNRSPLVRIPSSRGMSTRVEVRSPDPAANPYLAIAAMLAAGLDGIRKGMTPPPQTENNIYAMDRTERESEGIGELPATLKEALNYLQTNEVMTKALGGHALEHFVEAKEIEWDMFRTQVHPWEREQYLSLY, from the coding sequence ATGGGAAGTAAGTACTCTAGACAAGACATTATGAAAATGGCTGAAGAGGAAAATGTTCGTTTTATTCGTTTGCAATTTACAGATTTACTAGGGATTATTAAAAACGTGGAAATTCCAGTAGACCAACTTACAAAAGCATTAGACAATCTTATGATGTTTGACGGTTCCTCAATTGAAGGTTTCGTACGTATTGAAGAGTCTGATATGTATCTATACCCGGATCTTGATACGTGGGTTATTTTCCCTTGGACACCTGAAAAAGGAAAGGTTGCCCGTTTAATATGTGATATTTATAATCCAGACGGCACTCCGTTTGAAGGAGATCCTCGTGGCGTCCTGAAACGTGTGTTAAAAGACGCCGACGAACTAGGATTTACTGACTTTAATATCGGTCCTGAGCCGGAATTCTTCTTGTTTAAAAATGATGAAAAAGGCGAGCCAACGTTAGAGCTTAATGATAAAGGCGGATACTTCGATTTAGCACCAACAGATCTCGGTGAAAACTGCCGTCGCGATATTGTGCTAGAGCTTGAAGACATGGGCTTTGAAATCGAAGCTTCTCACCATGAGGTAGCTCCGGGACAGCACGAAATTGATTTTAAATATGCCGATGCCATCACAACGTGTGACAACATTCAAACGTTTAAACTGGTTGTAAAAACAATCGCACGTAAGCACGGGCTTCACGCAACGTTTATGCCTAAACCATTGTTTGGTGTTAACGGAAACGGTATGCACGCAAACATGTCATTATTTAAAGGCAAAGATAATGCCTTTTATGATGAAAATACAGAATCACAGCTAAGCGAGACGGCGATGCAATTCCTAGCGGGTACGTTAGAACATGCAAAGGCATACACAGCAATTACGAATCCGACAGTTAACTCTTACAAACGATTAGTTCCTGGCTATGAAGCACCTTGTTATGTTGCTTGGTCTATGCGTAACCGTTCACCGCTTGTTCGTATCCCGTCTTCCCGTGGAATGAGTACGCGAGTCGAAGTCCGTAGTCCGGACCCGGCAGCTAACCCATACCTTGCAATCGCAGCAATGCTTGCAGCTGGTCTTGACGGTATTCGTAAAGGAATGACACCACCTCCGCAAACAGAAAACAATATTTATGCTATGGACCGAACTGAGCGTGAAAGCGAAGGAATCGGCGAGCTTCCAGCAACATTGAAAGAAGCACTCAACTACCTTCAAACAAATGAAGTCATGACAAAAGCCCTCGGCGGTCATGCACTTGAACACTTTGTCGAAGCAAAAGAAATCGAGTGGGATATGTTCCGTACCCAGGTTCACCCTTGGGAGAGAGAACAGTATTTGAGTTTGTACTAA
- the hflX gene encoding GTPase HflX: MSDYAKVEAEDVIIVGVKSDDMNEEDFQYRLEELAALTKTAGGKVAMTVTQNREKPDNATYIGKGKVEELKQLTEESSSDLIIFNDELSASQVRNLTKEMDVKIIDRTQLILDIFAKRAQSREGKLQVELAQLNYLLPRLRGQGHVLSRLGGGIGTRGPGETQLEIDQRHIRERMTEIRRQLEQVVAHRARYRERRKRNEAFQIALVGYTNAGKSTLLHQLSKAEILVEDQLFATLDPTTKRIKLPSGMNVLLTDTVGFIQQLPTTLVAAFRSTLEEVKEADLILHVVDAANPDFVNHEKTVSDLLRELDASTIPMLLVYNKRDQLTGDFFPAGDAPSALISAHDQADLDKLRTKIEASMEKEFAAYYIHIEAWEGKWLHRLMEETIQVERTFDETTEQYRVRGYASPNSAIYHELKQKSSGQQESTLGEGE; the protein is encoded by the coding sequence ATGAGTGACTATGCAAAAGTTGAAGCAGAAGATGTGATCATAGTCGGTGTAAAATCAGATGACATGAATGAGGAGGATTTTCAGTATCGACTTGAAGAGTTAGCAGCACTTACGAAAACAGCGGGTGGCAAAGTCGCGATGACAGTGACCCAAAACCGTGAAAAACCTGATAATGCCACCTATATCGGTAAGGGAAAAGTAGAGGAGTTAAAGCAGCTTACTGAGGAATCTTCCTCTGACTTAATCATTTTTAATGATGAACTAAGCGCTTCCCAAGTCCGCAACTTAACCAAAGAAATGGATGTAAAAATTATCGATCGAACCCAGTTGATTCTAGACATTTTCGCAAAGCGCGCCCAATCAAGAGAAGGGAAGCTTCAGGTGGAACTGGCTCAGCTCAATTACTTGCTCCCGCGTTTAAGGGGGCAGGGGCATGTCCTTTCCCGTCTCGGCGGCGGGATCGGAACGAGAGGCCCTGGGGAAACGCAGCTTGAAATTGATCAACGTCATATCCGGGAGCGGATGACAGAAATTAGACGCCAGCTGGAACAAGTCGTGGCTCATCGTGCGAGGTATCGCGAACGAAGAAAACGAAATGAAGCGTTTCAAATTGCATTAGTCGGTTACACAAATGCTGGAAAATCGACTTTGCTTCATCAATTGAGTAAAGCGGAAATTTTAGTTGAAGACCAGCTCTTTGCAACGTTAGATCCAACGACAAAGCGGATTAAATTGCCAAGCGGAATGAATGTGCTGCTCACCGATACTGTCGGATTTATTCAACAGCTTCCAACGACGTTAGTGGCAGCCTTTCGCTCAACATTAGAAGAAGTAAAGGAAGCTGATTTAATTTTACATGTCGTCGATGCTGCAAACCCGGATTTTGTGAACCATGAAAAAACGGTGAGTGATCTTTTACGAGAGCTTGATGCGTCAACGATTCCGATGTTGCTCGTATACAACAAACGCGATCAATTAACCGGAGACTTTTTCCCGGCAGGAGACGCACCATCCGCCCTTATTTCTGCTCACGATCAAGCTGATTTGGACAAGCTTCGTACGAAAATTGAAGCGTCAATGGAAAAAGAATTTGCCGCTTACTATATTCACATTGAAGCATGGGAAGGCAAGTGGCTGCACCGGCTGATGGAAGAAACGATTCAAGTTGAACGAACATTCGACGAAACGACAGAACAGTACAGAGTAAGGGGATATGCTTCACCAAACTCAGCAATTTACCATGAACTAAAGCAAAAAAGCAGCGGACAACAAGAATCAACGCTAGGAGAAGGAGAATAA
- the hfq gene encoding RNA chaperone Hfq encodes MKQQSVNIQDQFLNQLRKESIPVTVFLLNGFQLRGFVKSFDNFTVILDTDGKQQLVYKHAISTFSPQRNVQLNQDK; translated from the coding sequence ATGAAGCAGCAATCTGTGAACATTCAAGACCAGTTTTTAAATCAACTTCGAAAAGAAAGCATTCCGGTGACGGTTTTTTTACTGAACGGTTTTCAATTAAGGGGATTTGTTAAAAGTTTTGATAACTTTACTGTCATTTTAGATACGGACGGAAAACAGCAGCTTGTTTATAAGCATGCGATTTCTACTTTTTCACCACAACGGAATGTGCAACTAAACCAGGATAAATAA
- the yneA gene encoding cell division suppressor protein YneA, which yields MNRFIKPNQSIKISHIITAMIILLFIVVTTIPVDSKGLEGYERSTIVVSEGDTLWSIAADLHEELNTNKETVINWIKGQNELEETVIITGQSLTVPIKKGEN from the coding sequence ATGAATCGATTTATTAAACCTAATCAGTCTATTAAAATATCCCACATTATAACTGCCATGATCATCTTACTTTTTATTGTAGTCACGACTATTCCTGTCGACAGTAAAGGACTTGAAGGATATGAACGTAGTACAATTGTTGTTTCAGAAGGAGATACATTATGGAGTATCGCTGCGGATCTTCACGAAGAGTTGAATACGAACAAAGAGACGGTCATTAACTGGATTAAAGGGCAAAACGAGCTGGAGGAAACGGTTATTATTACAGGACAGTCGTTAACTGTACCGATAAAAAAAGGGGAGAACTAA
- a CDS encoding YqaE/Pmp3 family membrane protein: protein MYLLAVLIPPLAVLLVGRPFQAILNLILTLILWLPGAIHACFIVADHKQEKRMRKYSRR, encoded by the coding sequence ATGTATTTATTAGCCGTTCTAATTCCGCCTCTTGCTGTTCTTTTGGTAGGAAGGCCGTTTCAAGCTATTTTAAACTTAATACTTACGTTAATACTCTGGTTGCCTGGAGCGATCCATGCTTGTTTCATAGTAGCAGATCACAAACAGGAAAAACGGATGCGAAAGTATTCGCGTAGATAA
- the miaA gene encoding tRNA (adenosine(37)-N6)-dimethylallyltransferase MiaA — translation MTNMKKENLIVLVGPTAVGKTDMSIELAQSFNGEIISGDSMQVYRGMDIGTAKVSKEEQRGIPHHLIDIKEPTEPFSVQEFQQRATKLIEEIGSRKKRPFLVGGTGLYVSSVIYDYQFSEVEEDNTYRQELEVFAKKYGNVALHEQLNEVDPKSYEQIHPNNVRRVIRALEIYHITGEPFGERGQQPPISPYNVSLIGLTMEREKLYERIDLRVDIMMEQGLLNEAERLYEAGVRNCQSVQAIGYKELYEYLDGKVTLEEAVTTLKQNSRRYAKRQLTWFRNKMDITWFDVTQEKDKMLQEIHQFVEGKLL, via the coding sequence GTGACTAACATGAAAAAAGAAAATCTAATCGTTCTCGTGGGTCCTACAGCGGTAGGGAAGACTGACATGAGTATTGAACTGGCACAATCATTTAATGGTGAAATTATTAGCGGAGACTCGATGCAAGTCTACAGAGGAATGGATATCGGGACGGCGAAAGTGTCAAAAGAAGAACAGCGCGGTATTCCTCATCACCTTATTGACATTAAAGAACCTACGGAACCTTTTTCAGTCCAGGAGTTTCAACAACGGGCAACGAAGCTGATCGAAGAGATTGGAAGTCGAAAAAAACGGCCATTCCTTGTCGGTGGAACGGGGCTGTATGTGAGTTCAGTGATCTACGATTATCAGTTTTCTGAAGTAGAAGAAGACAACACTTACCGACAAGAGCTTGAAGTGTTCGCAAAAAAGTACGGAAATGTAGCGTTACACGAACAGTTAAATGAGGTTGACCCGAAGAGCTATGAGCAAATTCATCCAAATAATGTCCGGCGAGTCATTCGGGCACTGGAAATTTATCATATAACGGGAGAGCCGTTTGGAGAACGAGGTCAACAGCCCCCTATTTCTCCTTATAATGTAAGTCTCATCGGTCTTACGATGGAGCGTGAAAAACTGTATGAACGCATCGATCTTCGTGTAGATATTATGATGGAGCAAGGTCTCTTGAATGAAGCCGAGCGTTTGTACGAAGCGGGAGTTCGAAACTGCCAATCGGTTCAAGCGATCGGATATAAAGAGCTTTATGAATATCTAGATGGGAAGGTCACATTAGAGGAAGCGGTTACGACTTTAAAACAAAACTCAAGGCGCTACGCAAAGCGGCAATTAACGTGGTTTCGAAATAAAATGGACATCACTTGGTTTGATGTAACACAAGAAAAAGATAAAATGCTTCAGGAAATTCATCAATTTGTAGAAGGAAAGCTGTTGTAA
- a CDS encoding tyrosine-type recombinase/integrase, with product MTQPENTEEYIESFLMNEYGDKQPSTVKRYRYDLLQFHHWCQKNQINNKNAYDPEAIRAFYLYLCKEKDYSIHTIRRILSVLKQHYRFNSPLDHRHTPFDNYLKKEVVEHKKKASDFIKTEEIHRLLRSIMSPQGLSDHQLKSRHFYDERNQAIIHLMLFYGLSIQEVTGLTMKNIHFPTGIIHLFSRKRKPRHVTLLKEDRQLLHQYYRTVPKAVRPRWYTDDPFFAAFDFRRGTYRWSYEKEQPKQLTDVALQKMIRQEMQRAGLGRGRSSRELRHTYILHRLLDGVSADSLKVELAFVTTQPFDSYVNFILAHKEVLNKFQPLTIPERQEMLKEVLPEKRLI from the coding sequence ATGACACAACCTGAAAATACTGAGGAATATATTGAATCCTTTTTAATGAACGAGTACGGCGATAAACAGCCGAGCACGGTTAAACGATACCGGTACGACCTCCTGCAGTTCCATCACTGGTGTCAAAAAAACCAAATTAATAATAAAAACGCCTATGATCCAGAAGCGATCCGTGCCTTTTATTTATACTTATGCAAAGAAAAGGACTATTCTATCCATACAATCCGGAGAATTCTTTCTGTTTTAAAGCAGCATTACCGTTTTAATTCCCCATTAGACCACCGCCACACGCCATTTGATAATTATTTGAAAAAAGAAGTTGTCGAGCACAAAAAAAAGGCATCCGATTTTATCAAAACTGAGGAAATTCATAGGCTGCTGCGATCGATAATGAGTCCTCAGGGGCTAAGTGATCACCAATTAAAATCACGTCACTTTTACGACGAAAGAAACCAAGCCATCATTCACCTTATGCTATTTTACGGGCTTTCCATTCAGGAAGTCACAGGACTTACGATGAAAAATATCCACTTCCCCACGGGAATCATTCATTTGTTTTCAAGAAAACGAAAGCCTAGACACGTCACTTTGTTAAAAGAAGATCGCCAGCTTCTTCATCAATATTATCGAACGGTCCCAAAAGCTGTCAGACCGCGTTGGTATACAGATGATCCATTTTTTGCAGCCTTTGATTTTAGGCGAGGCACTTATCGGTGGAGTTATGAAAAAGAACAGCCGAAGCAGTTAACAGATGTAGCCTTGCAAAAAATGATACGCCAAGAAATGCAGCGTGCAGGACTGGGACGTGGGCGGTCTAGTCGCGAACTGCGGCATACGTATATCTTGCACCGCTTACTAGACGGTGTATCAGCGGATTCTTTAAAAGTGGAGCTTGCCTTTGTGACTACTCAGCCTTTCGATAGTTATGTAAACTTTATCCTGGCTCATAAAGAAGTTCTAAACAAATTTCAGCCCCTCACCATTCCAGAACGACAGGAAATGCTTAAGGAGGTCTTACCCGAGAAGCGGTTAATTTGA
- a CDS encoding YneB family resolvase-like protein — MKAILYVRVSTTKESQETSLMRQKQELERLASKYNINIEQLIEEKASGYEVEREGIFSMLEVFKGGRADTLLIQDDTRLGRGNAKIALLHQLHKLNVTIYTVQDQGTLTVSETDSMVLDIVSIVEEYQRQLHNIKIKRGMQSAVKNGYKPERNLGDSRAGGRKKKAVPIDEIVRLRKNGLTFHELAATLRGFGYDISKATAHRRYRDFVRAQEEVSDKPVT; from the coding sequence ATGAAAGCGATCCTTTATGTCAGGGTAAGCACGACGAAAGAAAGCCAGGAAACCTCATTAATGAGACAGAAACAAGAATTAGAGAGGTTGGCATCTAAATACAATATAAACATTGAGCAACTTATCGAAGAAAAAGCAAGTGGGTATGAAGTCGAACGAGAAGGGATTTTTAGTATGTTAGAAGTGTTTAAAGGCGGAAGAGCAGATACCCTTCTTATTCAAGATGATACAAGACTTGGCAGAGGAAATGCTAAAATTGCGCTTCTACATCAATTACATAAATTAAACGTTACCATCTATACAGTACAAGACCAAGGGACACTAACAGTTTCTGAAACGGACTCGATGGTTTTAGATATTGTCTCCATAGTAGAGGAGTACCAGAGGCAATTACACAACATTAAAATAAAACGTGGGATGCAGAGTGCTGTTAAAAATGGCTACAAGCCAGAGCGAAATTTAGGTGATTCAAGAGCTGGAGGTCGAAAGAAAAAAGCTGTTCCTATTGATGAAATTGTAAGACTGCGGAAGAATGGACTTACTTTTCATGAATTAGCGGCAACTTTGCGAGGGTTTGGGTATGATATTTCCAAAGCGACAGCTCACCGTCGCTACCGTGATTTTGTACGTGCTCAAGAAGAAGTGAGTGATAAGCCTGTTACTTGA
- a CDS encoding class I SAM-dependent methyltransferase has protein sequence MKPIVVTTAPKETTRMMTRAVHAQDALSAPLIKRGHASVTRIMEKYKAHVVVAEQDRLMLYTATDSAPFFYHPNSAMFRAKAFLKTGHDPFVDAAKLREGMTVADGTIGLGSDAVLASLAVKKSGKVFGTEVNPILAYMIEEGLKSYKVEPNVIENALRRIQVINEHHQAWLKKQETSSIDVVYFDPMFQETVKGSSGIQALKQLAYNDEDDILFGQTIREAKRVARQRVVLKDHFRSRRFNALGLTQQIRPSATYHFGVWEKQTNGIMD, from the coding sequence ATGAAACCTATCGTTGTCACAACAGCACCTAAAGAAACGACGCGGATGATGACAAGAGCTGTTCACGCACAAGACGCGCTTTCAGCTCCCTTAATTAAAAGAGGTCATGCTTCTGTTACACGAATTATGGAAAAATATAAGGCTCATGTTGTCGTCGCTGAGCAAGATCGGCTCATGCTCTATACCGCGACAGACAGCGCTCCGTTTTTTTACCACCCGAACTCAGCGATGTTTCGCGCAAAGGCGTTTTTAAAAACAGGTCACGATCCATTTGTAGATGCCGCAAAGCTTCGTGAAGGAATGACGGTTGCGGACGGGACAATTGGTTTAGGTTCTGATGCGGTGTTAGCCAGCTTAGCAGTGAAAAAATCGGGGAAGGTTTTTGGTACAGAAGTTAATCCTATTTTAGCTTATATGATTGAGGAAGGATTAAAAAGCTACAAAGTCGAGCCGAATGTCATTGAAAACGCACTACGGAGAATTCAAGTCATTAATGAACACCATCAAGCATGGTTAAAAAAACAAGAAACGTCGAGTATTGATGTCGTTTATTTTGACCCTATGTTTCAAGAAACGGTTAAAGGGTCATCAGGAATCCAAGCGTTAAAACAGCTTGCTTATAATGACGAAGATGACATTCTTTTTGGACAAACGATAAGAGAAGCAAAACGAGTAGCAAGGCAGCGAGTTGTACTAAAAGACCACTTTCGCTCTCGAAGATTCAATGCATTAGGCTTAACGCAGCAAATTCGGCCCTCAGCAACTTATCATTTTGGAGTATGGGAAAAACAAACAAACGGTATAATGGATTAA
- the lexA gene encoding transcriptional repressor LexA, translating to MTKLSKRQQDILEYIKEEVKKKGYPPSVREIGEAVGLASSSTVHGHLSRLEKKGLIRRDPTKPRAIEVIELEEQAEKMRVSESPSVYVPIIGKVTAGSPITAIENIEEYVPLPSRMVQDDQSFILEIQGDSMIEAGIFDGDMVVVRQQQSADNGDIVVAMTEDDEATVKRFFKERDHIRLQPENSSLEPILLKNVSILGKVVGVFRTVH from the coding sequence ATGACAAAACTATCAAAGCGGCAACAAGATATTTTGGAATACATTAAGGAAGAAGTAAAAAAGAAAGGATATCCTCCTTCCGTACGGGAAATCGGTGAAGCGGTAGGGCTAGCTTCAAGTTCAACTGTTCACGGCCACTTATCAAGACTAGAGAAAAAAGGGCTGATTCGCCGTGACCCAACGAAACCAAGAGCCATTGAAGTAATCGAACTTGAGGAACAAGCTGAAAAAATGAGAGTTTCTGAAAGCCCTTCGGTATATGTCCCTATTATTGGTAAAGTCACAGCCGGTTCACCGATTACAGCGATAGAAAACATTGAAGAGTATGTCCCCCTCCCATCCCGGATGGTTCAGGATGATCAATCATTCATTTTAGAAATTCAAGGGGACTCGATGATTGAAGCGGGAATTTTTGATGGAGACATGGTTGTCGTTCGCCAGCAGCAGAGTGCTGATAACGGAGACATTGTCGTTGCAATGACAGAAGATGATGAAGCGACAGTAAAGCGTTTCTTCAAAGAAAGAGACCACATTCGTTTGCAGCCCGAAAACTCTTCTCTCGAGCCCATCCTTCTAAAGAATGTTTCGATTCTTGGAAAAGTCGTTGGCGTTTTTCGTACAGTCCATTAA